In Cryptomeria japonica chromosome 5, Sugi_1.0, whole genome shotgun sequence, the genomic window CCTCTGAACCACAGGAAGCGCCACCTCCAATCCTATCTCCATCCCATGGACATTTTCAATATGTGGAAGGTAAATATATATTAGTAGAATTTGAAAGTTTTGTTTGAGAGAATGTAACTAATAGCTGGCCCAGTTGCTACATTTTTATAGGCCCAGCTGCTTCATCTCCAAGTGTTTTCCCTTTCAAACCTCCTATGAAGAAACCAACTTTACCTCATCTGGAGATGCCAAGGAACAGATCAAAGAGACAAGCACCAGTTACTCTGGCACCTAAGAATCAAGGTCTCTAAATTTTCTTAATCATCCTTAAATGGCAGAGAGTCTTTTTTGTACAGATGTAAATTTGTTGCTCTCTGTTGTTAATTATATAGGGTATGTTGCTGCTCCTGCTAGTGTACCCTATGAACCGCAAACAGAGTACCGAGTAACACCCAAGTTGGCACCATCCATAACACTTCATTCTCCTCCATATTATCAAGATCATCAAGGTAGATATTCTTCCTacattggaaaaatattttgagaaacagtaattttatcataacttggtAATGTTGGATTACAGGTCCTagcatttgaaaaataaattgaatgaatgattcaataatcggatgattacttccaaggggttgagcttaattggttaaaacactgggttctcactgtggagacccaagttcaattcccaatagggacatctgaagtgggattctaagttgtgactcttggccttccataggatggggaaggtcttgggtcaatctaatcaaacataataatattaataataataataattcaaagatatgtaatggggatggggccccctactgtgtccccactggttcatagctccagtcaaaagctattcaggcttcggccaattaccgataaaaaaataaaaataataataatcggatgattacattgaacgatgtacacgtatatatagaggttacaagacaatgttctataaatagaactagttgttaaagtgaaatcaaataagctaaaaagctaaatatagcttaaaaagctaaataataaaaaaactaacttaaaaagctaaatagctaaataagtcgacaactaagatgactgctaaaaatagaagatgactgctaaaaatagaagatattaatattattttaacaccctccctagTGGTCATCTTACTCAATACCCTACGAAAGACACTGCAGGTGTTATGATCACAAATGCATAGACCATCTGTTGCTACGAagaccctcccaggatctgcagaatgtaaatgaccaagagtaccaaaacCCATCCAAGCTAATGTAGCCTTCACACGCAAATTAGAGATCTAGCACACACGAATTACTGaagcctgaaaccatgattttgaggaaaaaattagcAAACCTTTTTGCAGAAGAGTATTGAGCATTGTTTGCTCCAACAACTCCTAAACAGACTGCAAGATACCACAGTTGCAAATGTTCGCCCTGACAGGTGCAACCCAAATtgactgcaacaaagcacgatttttgaGGGAAAAACCGTCAAACCTTGAAATAGGAACGCTCGAAAAGAGAATTtatgattttgaggagaaaattgaaaaaccaagaagtttgaggttacaaatcatcgtttttgtggaaaaaaacattaaaacccagataactaaaatcttacgcgaatatcgcagattacagatgagataatttttaagggaaaattataaactctgcgaacaatttttgaagaaaaaatcgtgaaaaccctcccatgattttttgtggaaaaaatcagaaaaccgatagacaatttttcaagaaaaaatcgtgaaaactcTGGGACTTGAAAGACGAGGTCTAGCCTAAATCAATCTGAGAAAGGTAAcaatattcagatatcgtgaacatgcgctgtttccaggtgttgtagttgaggccactgaacttttgactgtgttccaacatgatgttggtcaaagatgccatcacaaaaatcgaggttgaacgaggtcaaccgagtgaaagcaagagacaaaagaatcggatttaaaaaaaaatcaaaatagaagcagctgttgaaaaaactgaaaccctagAGGAGAATTCTGGCTCAAATTCCAAGGCACCAATTTCGAGGTTTGGAaaaaacccaaaaattaaaattttctacaaacttaaaacctgaaatttttcttgaaaataatcagaaaaaaataataatttgcagaaaataaaaaaatacctctgATTTTTTTTGTAAGAGAAacagaaaaatatagaaaaaaattttcaaaaaaaaaataggggCAGAAACCCTAGGTCAAATGTACAGCATTAACAGTGCCCAGAAGACACCAAAATTCCCGACGTCTACAGAATTAGCAGAAATCGCGGACAGTTTTAAATTCCAAGGTAAATTcgctggcacaaaatttgaggcacggAAAATGAGGCACCCAAAAAATATGAGACCAACCTAAAaaactctcgaaaaacccaccaagaatcagAAATCAAAATGCAGATCTAACAGCTCAAAATTCGAGGCACGGAATACGATGCACCCAAAAAAATATGACGATGACCCAGTTGGGGTCTCggaaaacccaccaagaatttgcaaccagaataaaatttcgacttgaattgAAGgttcaaaaccctagtcgaaaattgcagaaactctaggaaaattttcaacttgcaaaaaaaaaaaaccgcccaggaagagaaaaagagcctgcttttttttaaaaaaaaaaacagttttaaaaaaacctcttcaataaatttgaaaaattttaataacaaaaactttcaaaatttttaatttccatgctctgctaccatgaaaaataaattgaatgaatgattcaataatcggatgattacattgaacgatatacacacgtatatatagaggttacaagacgatgttctataaatagaactagtcgttaaagtgaaatcaaataagctagaaagctaaatatagcttaaaaggctaaataataaaaagctaacttaacaagctaaataagtcaactaaaaagctaaatagctaaataagtcgacaactaagatgactgctaaaaatagaagatgaccattatagaagatattaatattattttaacaacatTTCCCCTTTTGATCCATACCAGATGAAACCAAGATTTCCTGAGGGCAACCAACCCTGGAAAAGTTTGAGACATGTGCCAGTGAGAACATTACCTGTGGCTCAAGGTCTGCTTATGGTTTCTTCTTAATATTTGAGCTAGAAATACACATAAATTATACTTTATGATTGGCAAATTGGTTGCCTTTGGTAGGGTCTGTGTCTTTTCCTCCGATTGCTCCTCCACCTGATCAACCCATAGGGAACTCAAGGAATACATTCACACCATCAATAATAATTTCTTCCCCATCACCTTATTCAGGAGTAAAAGGTAGATATGCTTTCTTTCCACAATCCTGAACTTTTTTCTATGGAGAATATTGTCATATTTTTTACTAATATGGCACTGCTCATTTATCTTTAGGGCATGTAACTTCTCCAAGCAATGAACATTACAGATCACCCTTGAAAAGGCCAGGAAAACTTTTAGCCCCATCACCAATTATAAGGTCACATTGGCATGCACTGACCATAATTCCACCTATAGATCAAGGTATCCGTTGCAAACATTCTTGATGTGGGTAGACATACATTTGATGCTTCTTTTTTTTGAAAGAGGTGAGTTTTTTACAGGGCATTTTTATACCCATCCTGCCCTTCCACCTGAACAACACAAAGGAAATAATGGTATTCTTCCATTCCttcattaaaaatattaacttCCCTTAACATTTTAAAAGAGATTAATGTAGGTATTCTACTTTTCTGCACTTTGTGAAGGGCTCCCATTAAGTTTTGCAGTGTCATTAATTCTAGCTATTGTTGAATGATTTCTTATATTTAGGACCCACAGCTTCTCCTCTAATCATTGCTTCCCAACCACCCCAGAAGCTGCAAAGTATAACTCGAACACTGCCTTCAAATAAAAGACCATGGAGGCATGCACCACTTGCAATTCCATCTGTTCATGAAGGTCTCTTAAAAAGTTTTATTTCTGGTTTCAATAGGTATATTCAATCTATGATTCTATGGATATTATTAAACTCTTGGTGCCTTTTTCCAGGATATATTCCTAGTCAATTTACTATTCCATCTGGACCCCCAAAAGTAATCTCAAGTGCTGCATCTGCACCACAGCTAATAGTTCCTACACCTCATAATTGGGTTGTGAAAGGTGTTTTTTTTTCTACTCTTTCTTTTTGATGGCAGCATCCAGAATTTTGGCAGTTctaaattttctattattttctTGTAGGGCCTGTTAGTTCTTCATCAAGTATTATTCCATCTCGAGCAGCCCAAAGGAAACCAAGCATCCCAGTAGCAGCACCACCAAACATAAGATTGCGGAATCATGCCCCAGTTACAAGTCTACCTATATTTCAAGGTCTATTCATGATTCCTTTGTATCTAGGATAGACTTGATTAATGTTACACTATAACTTATTGGATCATTGGTTGCTCTTGCAGGGCCTGTttcttcaccagtcaaatctctGCATCCCTCATCCTCTGCAAACTTTATAACTCCAACAGTCTCACCAACAATTATATCTCCTTTCTCTACACATCGATTACGGAAGCATGCACCAGTTGGAAGCCCACTAATTCAAGGTCtcctcttgattccattttctgTTTCTAAAATTATACTTACCTTACTCTAGAAGTCACTGGATTGTTAGTTGTTTTTTGCAGGGTCAATTCATTCTCCTGTTAGATCTACACATCCATCATCTCCTGGAAACTTGAGAACTCCAACATTGTCACCATCAATCATATTTCCTTCGCATAATCGATCAGAGAAGCATGCACCAGTTGCAACCACACCTATGATTCAAGGTCTCTTCTTGGTTTCATTTTCTGTTTCTAAAATTTTACTCATATTACTTCCCAGTTCACCAGATTGTGAGTTGCTTTTGCAGGGTCTGTTAATTCTCCAGTTAAATCTCCACATCCTTCATCCTCTGGAAACTTGAGAACTCCAACAGTCTCACCATCAATTATATTTCCTTCGCATAATCGATCACAGAAGCATACACCAGTTGCAACACCACCTATGATTCAAGGTCTCTTCCCGGTTTCATTTTCGTTTTCTAAAATTTTACTCGTATTACTTCACAATTTACCAGATTGTGAGTTGCTTTTGCAGGGTCTGTTAATTCTCCAGTTAAATCTCCACATCCTTCATCCTCTGGAAACTTGAGAACTCCAACAGTCTCACCATCAATTATATTTCCTTCGCATAATCGATCACAGAAGCATACACCAGTTGCAGCACCACCTATGATTCAAGGTCTCTTCCTGGTTTCATTTTCGTTTTCTAAAATTTTACTCGTATTACTTCACAATTTACTAGATTGTGAGTTGCTTTTGCAGGGTCTGTTGATTCTCCAGGTAAATCTCCATATCCTTCATCCTCTGGAAATTTGAGAACTCCAACAGTGTCACCAACAATAATATTTCCTTTACATAATCGCTCAGGGAAGCATGCACCAGTGGCAACTCCACCTATGATTCAAGGTCTCTTCTTGGTTTCATTTTCTGTTTCTAAAATTTTACTCATATTACTTCACAATTTACCAGTTTGTTAGTTGCTTTTGTAGGGTCTGTTAGTTCTCCAGTTAAATCTCCACATCCTTCATCCTCTGGAAACTTTAGAACTGTAACAGTCTCACCATCAATTATATTTCCTTCTTCTCCACATAATCAATCACGGAAGCATGCACCAGTTGCAAGCCCACATATAATTCAAGGTCTCTTGGTTTCATTTTCTGTTTTTCTAAAATTATCCTCATATTACTTCATACATCAATAGATTGTTAGTTGCTTTTGCAGGGCCTGCTCATTCACCAGTTAAATCTCCACATCATCTATCACAAAATCATACAACAGTTGGAAGCTCACCTGTGATTCAAGGTCTCCTCTTTATTCCATTTGCTGTTTCTCACATTATACGCACTTTACAAGTGACTTGATTGTTAGTTACTTTTACAGGGCCTGTGTATCCTCCAGAAAAATCTCCATATCTGCCTTCCTCCGGAAACTTAAGAACTCCGACTGCCTCGCCGCCAATTGTAATTCCTTCAGCTCCACATCATCAATCATGGAAGCATGCAGCAGTTGCAAGCCCGCCTACAAGTAAAGGTCCGTTCATGATTCCATCTTTTATTGCGAGAGTAATACTCATCTTATTTTAGTAGTCACTCAATTGATGGGTGCTTTTGCAGGGGTTATCAATTCTCCAGCTATATCTCCACATCCTTCCGCTCCAAATAAGCAATCACAAAATCGTACACCAGTTGGAAGCCTACCCTTCATTCAAGGTCATTTCTCTGTTCCATATTTGGTCTCTCAAATTATACTTTCTTTGCTTCACAAGTGACTGGATTGTTATTTGTTTTGCAGGGCCTGTTTATTCTCCAGAAAATCCTCCAGATCAGCCATCTTCTGGAAACTTAAGAACTCCAACAGCCTCGCCATCAATTGTAATTCCTTCCCCTCCACATCATCGATCATGGAAGCAAGCACCATTTGCAAGCCCGCCTATGAGTAAAGGTCTATTCATGGTTCTGTCTTTGGTCGCTTGAATAATATTATAGTACTCATCTTATTTTAGGAGTCACTCAATTGTTAGTTGCTTTTGCAGGGCTTATCAATTCTCCAGCTAAATCTCCACATCCGTCCACTCCAAAAAAGCAATCACTAAATCATACACCAGTTGGAAGCCTACCCTTCATTCAAGGTCATTTCTTTGTTCCACATTTGGTTTCTAAAATTATACTTTCTTTGCTTCACAAGTGACTGGATTGTTAGTTGCTTTTGCAGGGCCCGTGTATTCTCCAGAAAATTCTCCAGGTCAGCCATCTTCTGGAAATTTAAGATCTCCAACAGCCTCGCCGTCAATTGTAATTCCTTCCCCTCCACATCATCGATCATGGAAGCAAGCACCATTTGCAAGCCCGCCTACGAGTAAAGGTCTATTCATGGTTCTGTCTTTTGTCGATTGAATAATATTATAATACTCATCTTATTTTAAGAGTCACTCAATTGTTAGTTGCTTTTACAGGGCATATCAATTCTCCAGCTAAATCTCCATTTCCTTCCAGAGCACATCATCGATTGCAAAACCATACTCCAGTTGGAAGCCCATTTGTTTTTCATCGATCACCAAAGCATACACCAGTTGGGAGCCCACTTGCAATTCATCGATCACAAAAGCGTACACCAGCTGGAAGGCCACCCGTGATACAAGGTCCCTTATTTATTCAATTTTCAGTTTCTCTGCTTGTACTTACTTTACAAGTGACTGCATTGTTTGTTGCTTTTGCAGGGCCTGTGTATTCACCAGATAAATCTCCACATCTGCCATCCATTGGAAACTTAAGAACTCCAACAGGCTCACCGACAGTTGTAATTTCTTCCCCTCCACATCATCGATCATGGAGGCATGCACCAGTTGCAAGCCCGCCTACTAGTAAAGGTCTATTCATGGTTCCATCTTTTGTTGCTAGAATAATACTCATCTTATTTTGGGAGTCACTCAATTGTTAGTTGCTTCTGCAGGGCTTATTAATTCTCCAGCTATATCTCCACATCCTTCACCTCTACATCATCAATCACAAAAACATACACCAGTTGGAAGCCCATCCACGATTCAAGGTCTCTTCCTTACTCCATTTTCTGCTACTCAAAGTTTATTCACTTTACTTCACAAGTGATTGGATTGTTAGTTGCTTTTACAGGGCCCGTGTATTCTCCAGAAAAATCTCAATATCCACCATCCTCTGGAAACTTAAGAACTCCAACAGCctcaccatcaatgacaacccatccATATCATCAATCATGGAAGCATGCACCAGTTTCAAGCCCACCTACAAGTAAAGGCCTATTCACTGTTCTGTCCTTTGTTGCTAGAATAATACTCATCTTATTTTGGGAGTCACTCAATTGTCAGTTGCTTCTGCAGGGCTTATCAATTCTCCAGCTAAATCTCCACATCCTTCACCTCGACATCATCAATCACAAAAACATACACCAGTTGGAAGCCCATCCATGATTCAAGGTCTCTTCCTTACTCCATTTTCTGCTACTCAAATTTTACTCACTTTACTTCACAAGTGACTGGACTGTTAGTTGCTTTTACAGGGCCTGTGTATTCTCCAGAAAAATCTCAATCTCCACCATCCTCTGGAAACTTAAGAACTCCAACAGCCTCACCGTCAATGGCAACCCATCCATATCGTCAATCATGGAAGCATGCACCAGTTTCAAGCCCACCTACGAGTAAAGGCCAATTCATGGTTCTGTCTTTTGTTGCTAGAATGATAGTCATCTATTTTGAGGAGGCACTCAATTCTTTGTTGCTTTTGCAGGGCTTATCAATTCTCCAGCTGAATCTCCACATCCATCACCGTCAGGAAATTTGAGAATTCCAGCAGCCTCACCATTAAATAAATTTCCATTGTCTCCCCATCAAGCTCATGCAAAAGGTACATGTGTTCTATTCTTTCAGGTTTGTGAGGTCTATTATTTAACCGTATTCTATTAACTTACACTGATGATTGCCTATATATTGCATGTTAGGGTCCCCCACTTCTCCAAACATTTCCCCTACTCAACCGTCAAAGAAAAGACCAACAACACCTGTGGCACCACCGCCAATGATATTTCCTCCCCCGCCTCCTGGTCAAGGTGTGTGAAGTGGACAttatttcttgtttttctttaaAGATGGGTTTAGTTTCGGTTGAACTGTTTTGTGTATGAAAATTGCAAAATCTAAAATATTTTACTCTTTTAAACAAAGATAAACTGTTTGTCATTGGTAATGATCTATTTTGTGTATAGATTGTAGTTCAGTATCCTGTACTGCACCATACACTTCTACTCCTCCTGGTTCTCCATGCGGCTGTGTGAATCCTATGCAAATTGAGCTTGGGCTTGGTGTGGCACTCTATGCTTTTTTCCCACTAGTCTCGGAGCTCGCTTCACAGATAGCTGGAGGAACTTTCTTAAAACAAAGCCAAGTCAGGATTATGGGAGCAAATGCATACAGTCAAGATGAGGAAAAGACAATTGTGGATATTGATCTGGTGCCACTTGGAGAAAATTTTGATAATACAACCGCCTTGCTTATTTTTGAAAGATTTTGGCAAAAGAAAGTTATGATTAATGAGACCCTTTTTGGTGATTACTGGGTAATCTTTATCAATTACCCTGGTATGTACCTTTTGTTATGCAAGATCTAACAGTTTTCATATTTTTTAAACAAGTGGTCTTCATGATGAGAATATATCTTTTTCAGGGCTCCCTAAATCACCACCTTCTGCATTTCCACATACAACTTACAATGGTGTGCCTAATTCAAGTAGCAATGGATCAAGCAAAAAAGATCCTCTTGGAGTTGATGTAAATAAACAGAGCGATAAAATGGGAGCTGGGACCATTGCAGTTGTTGCCTTGTCTTCTGCAATTGCCATGATCATATGCCTTGGAACAGTTTGGATCATTATCTTGAAATGTAGAAATCAGAACAGGCCAACTTTGGCTGTTGTTGAGCCCACCCATGTACCATCCAGTACAAAAAGATCAGGTATCTATCCAATCACActatatttttcaaatattcctgTGCTGGAATAGGGAAGTTTTTGGTCAATCTCAAGCGCTGAGAGGCATTGCTTTCATATTTGGTCAACTATCATCTTAAGTTTTTGTCATTCTTATTTCTTTCTTCCTCCTTGCACTTGAAAAGCAACAGGTGGTGGTTCCATCCTGTCAGGAAGCATGGAAAGTTCCACATCAATGTCATTTGTTTCAAGTATGGCTACCTATACAGGATCTGCTAAAACATTCACTTCAGCTGAGATTGAAAAGGCCACAGATAGATTCAATCCTCAAAAAATTCTTGGAGAAGGAGGCTTTGGACGTGTTTATCAAGGATTATTGGAAGATGGGACAAAAGTGGCTGTAAAGGTTCTTACTAGAGATGATCAACAAGGAGGGCGTGAGTTCATAGCTGAAGTTGAAATGCTAAGTCGTTTGCATCACCGAAACCTGGTTAAGCTGATTGGTATCTGTACTGAAGAGCATAATCGTTGTTTGGTCTATGAGCTTATTCCCAATGGCAGTGTGGAATCGCATCTTCATGGTATAGTATTTCCTGTATAATGTACTATTTCTTGAGACTATAGTACgataaaaatcaacaaagtatCTTTACATATTTTAGGTTTAGAAGTGAAACATTGGGTGTGGGTTGAATTTCATTTCTACATTGTGGCCATTTGTATGGATTCATGTGCTAGCTGTTTGACTGCTAACATGCCACAATATCATTTTCTAGCTTAATAGACTTCAATGTTTCAGGTCTGGACAAAGAAATTGCTCCTCTCGACTGGGATGCCCGTATAAAGATAGCTCTTGGTGCAGCTAGAGGGCTTGCTTATCTCCATGAAGATTCAAGTCCTCGTGTTATACATCGTGATTTTAAGGCTAGCAACATTTTACTTGAGGATGATTTTACCCCTAAAGTAGCAGATTTTGGGCTGGCAAAATCAGCCTCTGAAGAAGTTAGTGGACACATCTCAACAAGAGTCATGGGGACATTCGGGTATGTAATGTAGATGCTTGATACTGCAAATTATATCTCCGCTATTTCTTGAATTCACCTATCTTTGGTGAAAGCAATTTCATTCATTTGTTTATTAACCATAAGTGGAGACAAGTACTACTCTTTCTTGGTATGCAGTTGCATTTTACAGGAGCTCAAATCATCTCCTGAAGGGAAATGtttctcttttggcatcattttccttttgatattatacatattgattttttatattttcccGAAATTGTTAAAACCTTTGTTAATTTCGTTGTTCCCATTGTGTCACTCATTTCTCTATACCTTGAATGCTGGACATACAATTTGCTTTCATTTCTCAGTTGTTTTActaattcatcttttgtgttttaGAGGATCAGAATTGgtctcttctatatatatatatgcttttttAAGATTCATGCAAAGCTGGATTTAATTCTTTATATATAATTTCTGCAGGTATGTTGCTCCTGAATATGCAATGACTGGGCATTTGCTTGTGAAGAGTGATGTGTACAGCTACGGGGTAGTGTTACTGGAGTTACTTTCTGGAAGGAAGCCAGTTGACATGTCTCAACCACCTGGGCAGGAAAATCTTGTTACATGGGCCCGGCCCCTTCTTACAAGCAAAGAAGGCCTAGAAACTTTGGTGGACCCAGCTTTGGGGGGCAATCTTCCTTTTGACAACATTGCAAGAGTTGCAGCCATTGCATCCATGTGTGTCCAGCCTGACCATTCTCATCGACCATTCATGGGTGAAGTTGTACAAGCATTAAAGCTT contains:
- the LOC131045786 gene encoding uncharacterized protein LOC131045786 isoform X31 is translated as MWQRVGFLLFLLFFSSPAYDVKKFQFVEDDLHNTSAQYYDQVSSCYRKGNPDKCKSFTVRSEIQRLRQILYTHSNRAASGGFRSPSSLCSGNVVLSSSTNLTSYNLVPSANALSSVVESPSVFSNKLQLKRQNWLFSLPLVHIPRRYLLAAPSLPVEPSMNPHTPNHIFRRPEMDNIPPLFSVATHYGQPQYLSPSGSYENQHFIRISSPSSGLSSIIYSPTISDGQEAPGSHMNKIQHLKAAPPLFPSSWPYTQPPLVSRQNLKHQMHQSAFHPVMPNPANPSSKWLSPSFFGAPSEVRPPVSHSWTSATPSGPVVSAPSTYGLGRSQDQPSMPGTALPRNMANRQAPVAMPPMSFSSPPNLFPSEPPMEKSKAPEVVPFTKFSPLGNKHDLKEPSVSPITSPNESPWKNARIPVTALVHKSSSSHAPASGQGYVSSPQISPAFVPSLKVVGYPPPIDLPSEPQEAPPPILSPSHGHFQYVEGPVSSSSSIIPSRAAQRKPSIPVAAPPNIRLRNHAPVTSLPIFQGPVSSPVKSLHPSSSANFITPTVSPTIISPFSTHRLRKHAPVGSPLIQGSIHSPVRSTHPSSPGNLRTPTLSPSIIFPSHNRSEKHAPVATTPMIQGSVNSPVKSPHPSSSGNLRTPTVSPSIIFPSHNRSQKHTPVATPPMIQGSVNSPVKSPHPSSSGNLRTPTVSPSIIFPSHNRSQKHTPVAAPPMIQGSVDSPGKSPYPSSSGNLRTPTVSPTIIFPLHNRSGKHAPVATPPMIQGSVSSPVKSPHPSSSGNFRTVTVSPSIIFPSSPHNQSRKHAPVASPHIIQGPAHSPVKSPHHLSQNHTTVGSSPVIQGPVYPPEKSPYLPSSGNLRTPTASPPIVIPSAPHHQSWKHAAVASPPTSKGVINSPAISPHPSAPNKQSQNRTPVGSLPFIQGPVYSPENPPDQPSSGNLRTPTASPSIVIPSPPHHRSWKQAPFASPPMSKGLINSPAKSPHPSTPKKQSLNHTPVGSLPFIQGPVYSPENSPGQPSSGNLRSPTASPSIVIPSPPHHRSWKQAPFASPPTSKGHINSPAKSPFPSRAHHRLQNHTPVGSPFVFHRSPKHTPVGSPLAIHRSQKRTPAGRPPVIQGPVYSPDKSPHLPSIGNLRTPTGSPTVVISSPPHHRSWRHAPVASPPTSKGLINSPAISPHPSPLHHQSQKHTPVGSPSTIQGPVYSPEKSQYPPSSGNLRTPTASPSMTTHPYHQSWKHAPVSSPPTRLINSPAKSPHPSPRHHQSQKHTPVGSPSMIQGPVYSPEKSQSPPSSGNLRTPTASPSMATHPYRQSWKHAPVSSPPTRLINSPAESPHPSPSGNLRIPAASPLNKFPLSPHQAHAKGSPTSPNISPTQPSKKRPTTPVAPPPMIFPPPPPGQDCSSVSCTAPYTSTPPGSPCGCVNPMQIELGLGVALYAFFPLVSELASQIAGGTFLKQSQVRIMGANAYSQDEEKTIVDIDLVPLGENFDNTTALLIFERFWQKKVMINETLFGDYWVIFINYPGLPKSPPSAFPHTTYNGVPNSSSNGSSKKDPLGVDVNKQSDKMGAGTIAVVALSSAIAMIICLGTVWIIILKCRNQNRPTLAVVEPTHVPSSTKRSATGGGSILSGSMESSTSMSFVSSMATYTGSAKTFTSAEIEKATDRFNPQKILGEGGFGRVYQGLLEDGTKVAVKVLTRDDQQGGREFIAEVEMLSRLHHRNLVKLIGICTEEHNRCLVYELIPNGSVESHLHGLDKEIAPLDWDARIKIALGAARGLAYLHEDSSPRVIHRDFKASNILLEDDFTPKVADFGLAKSASEEVSGHISTRVMGTFGYVAPEYAMTGHLLVKSDVYSYGVVLLELLSGRKPVDMSQPPGQENLVTWARPLLTSKEGLETLVDPALGGNLPFDNIARVAAIASMCVQPDHSHRPFMGEVVQALKLVYNDSDASNAGGSGSFSRGESSAHDTEVKDSSSQPWHHSMQYVPDSTSFVTIDYDSGPLETQGLEVERPLSASALMSNSGRLIRQLSGSFRRHSSSGPLRTNRSKESWYGIRDPERGSISEHGVKRHFDRGSDGDVHELWP
- the LOC131045786 gene encoding uncharacterized protein LOC131045786 isoform X13; amino-acid sequence: MWQRVGFLLFLLFFSSPAYDVKKFQFVEDDLHNTSAQYYDQVSSCYRKGNPDKCKSFTVRSEIQRLRQILYTHSNRAASGGFRSPSSLCSGNVVLSSSTNLTSYNLVPSANALSSVVESPSVFSNKLQLKRQNWLFSLPLVHIPRRYLLAAPSLPVEPSMNPHTPNHIFRRPEMDNIPPLFSVATHYGQPQYLSPSGSYENQHFIRISSPSSGLSSIIYSPTISDGQEAPGSHMNKIQHLKAAPPLFPSSWPYTQPPLVSRQNLKHQMHQSAFHPVMPNPANPSSKWLSPSFFGAPSEVRPPVSHSWTSATPSGPVVSAPSTYGLGRSQDQPSMPGTALPRNMANRQAPVAMPPMSFSSPPNLFPSEPPMEKSKAPEVVPFTKFSPLGNKHDLKVVGYPPPIDLPSEPQEAPPPILSPSHGHFQYVEGPAASSPSVFPFKPPMKKPTLPHLEMPRNRSKRQAPVTLAPKNQGYVAAPASVPYEPQTEYRVTPKLAPSITLHSPPYYQDHQGHVTSPSNEHYRSPLKRPGKLLAPSPIIRSHWHALTIIPPIDQGHFYTHPALPPEQHKGNNGPTASPLIIASQPPQKLQSITRTLPSNKRPWRHAPLAIPSVHEGYIPSQFTIPSGPPKVISSAASAPQLIVPTPHNWVVKGPVSSSSSIIPSRAAQRKPSIPVAAPPNIRLRNHAPVTSLPIFQGPVSSPVKSLHPSSSANFITPTVSPTIISPFSTHRLRKHAPVGSPLIQGSIHSPVRSTHPSSPGNLRTPTLSPSIIFPSHNRSEKHAPVATTPMIQGSVNSPVKSPHPSSSGNLRTPTVSPSIIFPSHNRSQKHTPVATPPMIQGSVNSPVKSPHPSSSGNLRTPTVSPSIIFPSHNRSQKHTPVAAPPMIQGSVDSPGKSPYPSSSGNLRTPTVSPTIIFPLHNRSGKHAPVATPPMIQGSVSSPVKSPHPSSSGNFRTVTVSPSIIFPSSPHNQSRKHAPVASPHIIQGPAHSPVKSPHHLSQNHTTVGSSPVIQGPVYPPEKSPYLPSSGNLRTPTASPPIVIPSAPHHQSWKHAAVASPPTSKGVINSPAISPHPSAPNKQSQNRTPVGSLPFIQGPVYSPENPPDQPSSGNLRTPTASPSIVIPSPPHHRSWKQAPFASPPMSKGLINSPAKSPHPSTPKKQSLNHTPVGSLPFIQGPVYSPENSPGQPSSGNLRSPTASPSIVIPSPPHHRSWKQAPFASPPTSKGHINSPAKSPFPSRAHHRLQNHTPVGSPFVFHRSPKHTPVGSPLAIHRSQKRTPAGRPPVIQGPVYSPDKSPHLPSIGNLRTPTGSPTVVISSPPHHRSWRHAPVASPPTSKGLINSPAISPHPSPLHHQSQKHTPVGSPSTIQGPVYSPEKSQYPPSSGNLRTPTASPSMTTHPYHQSWKHAPVSSPPTRLINSPAKSPHPSPRHHQSQKHTPVGSPSMIQGPVYSPEKSQSPPSSGNLRTPTASPSMATHPYRQSWKHAPVSSPPTRLINSPAESPHPSPSGNLRIPAASPLNKFPLSPHQAHAKGSPTSPNISPTQPSKKRPTTPVAPPPMIFPPPPPGQDCSSVSCTAPYTSTPPGSPCGCVNPMQIELGLGVALYAFFPLVSELASQIAGGTFLKQSQVRIMGANAYSQDEEKTIVDIDLVPLGENFDNTTALLIFERFWQKKVMINETLFGDYWVIFINYPGLPKSPPSAFPHTTYNGVPNSSSNGSSKKDPLGVDVNKQSDKMGAGTIAVVALSSAIAMIICLGTVWIIILKCRNQNRPTLAVVEPTHVPSSTKRSATGGGSILSGSMESSTSMSFVSSMATYTGSAKTFTSAEIEKATDRFNPQKILGEGGFGRVYQGLLEDGTKVAVKVLTRDDQQGGREFIAEVEMLSRLHHRNLVKLIGICTEEHNRCLVYELIPNGSVESHLHGLDKEIAPLDWDARIKIALGAARGLAYLHEDSSPRVIHRDFKASNILLEDDFTPKVADFGLAKSASEEVSGHISTRVMGTFGYVAPEYAMTGHLLVKSDVYSYGVVLLELLSGRKPVDMSQPPGQENLVTWARPLLTSKEGLETLVDPALGGNLPFDNIARVAAIASMCVQPDHSHRPFMGEVVQALKLVYNDSDASNAGGSGSFSRGESSAHDTEVKDSSSQPWHHSMQYVPDSTSFVTIDYDSGPLETQGLEVERPLSASALMSNSGRLIRQLSGSFRRHSSSGPLRTNRSKESWYGIRDPERGSISEHGVKRHFDRGSDGDVHELWP